DNA sequence from the Anas platyrhynchos isolate ZD024472 breed Pekin duck chromosome W, IASCAAS_PekinDuck_T2T, whole genome shotgun sequence genome:
TGCCAGGGCTTCTTCAGCACTAACACTGCTCTGATGTAGGTGAGGAGCTCAGTCACGAACACCTCAGGGAAAGAATTGTGTTCCCCTACTGGAGAAAGCAGTGCTCCTACTGGAGAAAGCAGTGCTCTATCTCAATCTTGGGTTTAAGAAGCATTgccttattttttcctcagttgttcaaaggttatttttaacttgtGCTTGTATGTTTTCTTGCTTCGTGTTCTGACTCACTTGCAGCCTGCTTTTTAAGAGCTCTCAGAGGGTGTAGCTCTGGAGATGGCTAAACCCCTGCTGTTAACTAGCAGAGATTGCTCTCCTTCTTGTAGCTCCTCTTGATGTTTGAGCCAGGGCCGTGACTTGCATTTTCTGATGCACCGTGCTCCTTTATCTAGATATGTGTAAGTATTGATAGATAGTTTGGGAATTGGGTACCTACATGCCTTTGAGATTGTATGCATCTGAGGTGCTTTCCAAAAGTAACACAGGAAATACGGAGGGGGAAAAGGGAACGGGATTTCAGGTCAACTGCAGAACTCTCCTTTCTTCACTGGAAATAAAGtatcagcactttttttttttttttaaagtgctagTCTGAACAGATGCCTTCTGACGTTTCCATTCATCTTACTTTGTAACCTGGAGTGCCTCGGAAATGAGTGTGCTAGCCTctaaattatggagaagatgattcttgaagttattgaggcacacctgggggacagtgcagtcattggtcccagccaacatgggttcatgaggggtaggtcctgcttaacaaatttgattttcttttatgataagatcacctgtctagttgatcaagggaaaccagctgatgtgatctttttggacttcagcaaggcttttgacacggtttcccataggatcttactggacaaaatgtccagcatacagctaaacaaaaacatcatacgatgggtgagcaattggctgacgggcagggctcaaaATGTTGTGGTTAATGGGGCCACATTTGGCTGGTGGATgatcactagtggggtccctcaaggctccgttttagggccagtcctcttcaatgtctttataaatgatttggatgtaggactaaaAGTTGTTCTGAGCGAATTTGCCGACAACgctaaacttggaggagttgtggactcggatgagggtggaaaggcctttcAGGGAGaactggacagattggagagctgggcgattgtagtgggtttacgtggcaaggttttggtagcaggggaccataggggtggtttctgtgagaaggatctagaagctgccccatgtttggtaagggccccactgctgaccagagccgagccaataagcaatgttgttttgcgcctctgtgagagcatatttaagacaggggaaaaaaaacgctgcgccacacagcagctgggagagtgaagggagtgaggaacagccttgcaggcgccaaggtcagtgaagaaggtgggggagaggtgctccaggcgccggagcagaagtcccctgcggcctgtggtgaggaccatggtgaagcaggctgtccccctgcagcccatggagtaccacggtggagcagggttccacgctgcagcccgtggaggagaccacggtggagcaggtggccctgcactgatggaggctgccgcctgtggaagacccttgccggagcagattctgggccggacctgtagcccgtggagaggaggccacgcaggagcaggtgacctggcaggagctgctgcccgtgggggacccaggttggagcagtttgctcccgAGGGATGGACcacgtggtacggacccatatctggagcagctctggaagagctgctgcctgtgggaagcccatgctgGATCTGTTTGgaaaggactgcatcccatgggagggaccccatggcgCAGGgatgagagtgactgagaaggagcggtggagacaaagcactatagactgaccacaacccttgttcccctgcactgctcggggggaggaggtggaagagggtggatgcaGGGGAAGATgttcttgtttcctttcctttgtttctcacttctctagcttgttagtaaaaggaaataaatcttactatctccctatgctgagtctgttttgtccgtcacaataattactgcgcaatctccccgtccttatctcaaccatTGAGCCCTTTGCgttgtattttctctctctttccctttgaggagggggagtgagagagcggttgtggtggagctcggctgcccacccaagtaaaaccaccacagtgtcTCAGAATAAGCTATGCAGAACTTATTTTATAacacttgttttatttcttaaaatgtacTGGAGAACAGATAACACTgatttatctgatttttttttttattttttattttttcatgaagtGAGATATTTTGCATCAGATGATGCTTCTAGTTTCCTGTGGAGTTAGGATAGCATTGCattgtttttttggtgttgaAAGTGGAAACAACTCAACTACAAGTCCTTATAACCAATAACACAACCAAGCTCAACCTTCCTAGACATGTTACTTTGCTTTAAGCTAACTGTACTCTTGTTCTGGGTAAGAGTATGGGTAGTATCTAAGATGACTGGGGAAGAACTGGAACGATGGAAGTTCAGATCTTCACCATGCCCTTCAGAACAGATGACTTACTATACTGTCGGTGCACTTATGCTTCTCTTGATTTATCTTTCCAGAATATGGTATCAAGTTTTCGTGTGTCTGAACTGCAAGTGTTGTTGGGCTTTGCTGGACGTAATAAAAGTGGACGGAAACATGACCTCCTGATGAGGGCACTGCACTTACTGAAGAGCGGATGCAGCTCAGCAGTGCAGATAAAAATCCAAGAACTCTATAGGTGTCGGTACCCAAGGACAATTGAAGGACTCTCAGACTTATCAGCTATAAAACCCATCGTTTTCAATTTGGACAGTAGTTCCTCTCCTGTGGAGCCTGACCTGGCTGTTGCTGGGATTCACACGCTCTCTTCTACTTCAGTCACGCCTCAgtctccttcctcccctgtcAGCTCCGTGCTTCTCCAGGACACTAAAGCTCACTTTGAGATGCAGCAGCCGTCCCCTCCAATTCCACCTGTTCATCCTGACGTTCAGCTGAAAAGCCTGCCTTTTTATGATGTGCTAGATGTGCTCATAAAACCTACAAGTCTAGGTAAGTGTTTGATAGTACTGCAGGTTGTTTAATTTGGATGATAGGTATTGCTTATGACAGCGCGAAGTCCaggcttactttttttttttttttttttccagctggggaAAAGTGGaagttcccttcccttcttaGTGCTGGCACTGCCCTTTCTCTACCTCTTGCCCCCCAAAGGGCCAAGCCCCGctttagtaataataaaaaaaagtattgtgttCTGCTGATACCCTAGATTTAAAGATAAACGTGACTCTCTTTTCAATGCTTCTTCAATTACTTCTGTCTGAATGATTTGGACCTAAAGTATCTGTTTGATACAAGGGAGGAACACCTGTCAGGCCAGCAGGAGAAAGATTTCAGGGTCAGTAGTTAAGTTCCTGCAGTGTAATGAGAACAAGTTCACCGTTTTGTTAGCTTGTATTTATCTCGTTGCAACAGAGGCAACAGTTCTGCAGGTTCTGGCATCTTGCATTGAGATGCTTTCTTTGGGCATCAAATGCTGAATTTTGTGCTTGGTTTACTGGTAGCTTCTCAGCCTGCTGGCTGTCGCCATACTGGATGTTAAAATGCAGAGAAGATCTTTGTCTTCCAAACAACTCGAAGTCTGAGTTAGCTTACTCAAATGCCTCATTCTTGAGcctatttatttagaaataggCTTGaaatttaactcttttttttttttttttttaccttataGGGTAGAAAATGTTCTGTGATGATTTAGCAATACTGTTTAGAAACACTGTTAGCATTTTGCAAGCTGTTTGCATCCCGCtaaactctttatttttttaagtgataaGCGTCTTAGGTTGTGACATTTTACCGAAGTGAGGCATATGCTAGTCATCCTCCAGTATCTAAAGCAGCAAGCATTACTAGCAAGTGTTCCTTACGCTACTTGTAGTCACTTGTGCTTGTGTCATGACATCCTGTTAGGGAGAGGGTCCCTCTCCCTATTATTGTCTTAATGCATGGATGGGCTTGATATTAATGTGTGCTTTGGTATTGTCTGACTCTACAGCTCATCCcagcttcttcctcctcctcctcacgtTCACTCTATACAGTAGCTGAATACATTAATTATATTCctttgttgcaggaagaacggccaaaaacacgacagacaccagtatggtcagatcatgctctccctttattacccgaatagcctgacttttatagcaaacttaacaggggcggacagtgtctcacacaagattattggtcaaaagcactcagacaaacaactgcaagaaaacaacccccttgtgattagcagtcacgtagtaGATcccgtccttgaagccagctgctggcaacaatatttttctaaattcctcaatcgggtgatgtgggaacactgtcatgggaacttctcatagtcgtcctggtagcttggtttgctcagctgcagcaagtcatggcctccttgctctttcaaaaatccctcaacgtTCCTTAATTATCCTGTATTACAGGACAACTGTTGGCTCATAGTTAACCAGGCTTGTTGCCAGATGTGTGGTCACCTTCTCCCATCTAATGTGGTGTGTCCTCTGCATTGTATTTCTGTTATGCAGTTACTGGTTTTGGTCAGTGATATCTGGAGGCAGCAGTAATATGCTGGAAAACAATCTGTAAcagctgttttcagttttggaaATGCTTGCTTCTTAAACTGAATGCTTCATCAGGGTGTCAGTGTGTTATAGTTAAAGTTGCATGAAAATCCTCTTTCCCTTGAAAACTGTAGGCTCTCTTGGTGTTGCACAGCTCTCATAGAAGTAGGGTTATCTGATTCTCCAATGTCTGTATGTGGGTGAGAGGGACAGAAGGAATGTAACTGAGTACCTGCTTGCCTTAAAATTCTTCCCTGCCACACAATATCTGAggatggcagcagctggagctgcagctctaCGTGAGGAGTAGGTAAATGAGAAGTGAGGAATGGCTTGCTGCGTAAATAATGAATTAGTGACTTTAGCGTGGGTTCGTGAGCAAATTTGAAAGAAAcccttattaaatattttcagattgaTATGGGTAGATCATAGTCCAAGTTAATAGATATGGGTGGCTGAGACATGaaataaatgtgtgtttaaGAATTCAGAAATCAAACGGGCACGTAGCTCAGTGCTAGGAGTATAGTCTGCTTCATTGCAGCTCTTTGAAAGGCATCTACATATGTATTCTTTTATGAGGCCATAAGAGCGGCTGTGGATGTGGGATTTAGCTTTAATCCACCACTTGGTACAGTACAAGTTTCAATTTTAAATGTGTCccaatattttgaaatataaaatgctGTCTAACATGTGCATGATACCATGTGTTTGAATTGCTCGAGGAACTTGCGTGTGTTTTTATTCCACCTGGATTTGTcctttttgtatgttttccaggcagatttttcttctcttaatgTTACAGTGTATGTGACAGCCTAGCTCTTCCATTTGGCTGGTTTAATGGTGTTGTTTTTAGGCTTGTTCTTCTTGCTGGATACTTTAAACTGTTGGACAAGTCTAGTCTACCTTTATTTCAGGTCAAGTTTTCTAACTGTTCAAGTGAAAAGAACTATGTACATACTATAAATCCTTAATACAAAAATACTATTGCCTGCCATCGCTGACAGACAAGTAGGATTCTGATATGCAAGTTATCTTTATTTCTGGCTCCCTCCCTAAAGTTTAGTGCTGACTATTCCCAGATGCAGAGTGCAGCTGGCTTCTTTGGCATTAGGAGTTGTTCCCTACCTTCCTCCCCCAACAACTTAGCTACATCTAGCTGTTTCTGCACTGAGTAATTTTCCAGCTGTCCATTAATAGCTCCTGGTGTGCACTTTCCCATTATAGTACCTTAAAATAGTTGTAAACATCTCTCTGGTGGTACTTTCTCCAGGTACCCAGTGttacattttgttgtttgtacCTTTCTTCCCCTGAGGATTACAGTGCAGGTTGCCAAACTTGTTTAGTACTGAAATGTAATGTGATATTAGCCATCTGAATATAGCTGAATGAATGATTTGTTCTGTTGCTTTCCTGTTGACAGTGGCTTGCAGTTCAACAACAATTTGTTTGTGTTCTTAAATGACCTGTGtgttgtttcaggaaaaaactCACTTGCAGGTCCTGTTCTAATCAATTATTTTAATCATAATGGCTAAACCTCctcttgtctcttttttttttttttttttttt
Encoded proteins:
- the LOC113842159 gene encoding E3 SUMO-protein ligase PIAS2 isoform X7; this encodes MADFEELRNMVSSFRVSELQVLLGFAGRNKSGRKHDLLMRALHLLKSGCSSAVQIKIQELYRCRYPRTIEGLSDLSAIKPIVFNLDSSSSPVEPDLAVAGIHTLSSTSVTPQSPSSPVSSVLLQDTKAHFEMQQPSPPIPPVHPDVQLKSLPFYDVLDVLIKPTSLVQSSIQRFQEKFFIFALTPQQVREICISRDFLPGGRRDYTVQVQLRLCLAETSCPQEDNYPNSLCIKVNGKLFPLPDALQNHQLHHGPWGCMLQCVQGAASISF
- the LOC113842159 gene encoding E3 SUMO-protein ligase PIAS2 isoform X3; this translates as MADFEELRNMVSSFRVSELQVLLGFAGRNKSGRKHDLLMRALHLLKSGCSSAVQIKIQELYRCRYPRTIEGLSDLSAIKPIVFNLDSSSSPVEPDLAVAGIHTLSSTSVTPQSPSSPVSSVLLQDTKAHFEMQQPSPPIPPVHPDVQLKSLPFYDVLDVLIKPTSLVQSSIQRFQEKFFIFALTPQQVREICISRDFLPGGRRDYTVQVQLRLCLAETSCPQEDNYPNSLCIKVNGKLFPLPQVTSQAILILIPGGTTSPSNHLLLRRRFVLISMFHQPSFMTSGRAVLQC
- the LOC113842159 gene encoding E3 SUMO-protein ligase PIAS2 isoform X4 — translated: MADFEELRNMVSSFRVSELQVLLGFAGRNKSGRKHDLLMRALHLLKSGCSSAVQIKIQELYRCRYPRTIEGLSDLSAIKPIVFNLDSSSSPVEPDLAVAGIHTLSSTSVTPQSPSSPVSSVLLQDTKAHFEMQQPSPPIPPVHPDVQLKSLPFYDVLDVLIKPTSLVQSSIQRFQEKFFIFALTPQQVREICISRDFLPGGRRDYTVQVQLRLCLAETSCPQEDNYPNSLCIKVNGKLFPLPVTSQAILILIPGGTTSPSNHLLLRRRFVLISMFHQPSFMTSGRAVLQC
- the LOC113842159 gene encoding E3 SUMO-protein ligase PIAS2 isoform X5, giving the protein MADFEELRNMVSSFRVSELQVLLGFAGRNKSGRKHDLLMRALHLLKSGCSSAVQIKIQELYRCRYPRTIEGLSDLSAIKPIVFNLDSSSSPVEPDLAVAGIHTLSSTSVTPQSPSSPVSSVLLQDTKAHFEMQQPSPPIPPVHPDVQLKSLPFYDVLDVLIKPTSLVQSSIQRFQEKFFIFALTPQQVREICISRDFLPGGRRDYTVQVQLRLCLAETSCPQEDNYPNSLCIKVNGKLFPLPFPAVCEFLFPLASHPSSLEPSLPYTALASISPFPFPNWKKCTVPNTKQ
- the LOC113842159 gene encoding E3 SUMO-protein ligase PIAS2 isoform X6; the encoded protein is MADFEELRNMVSSFRVSELQVLLGFAGRNKSGRKHDLLMRALHLLKSGCSSAVQIKIQELYRCRYPRTIEGLSDLSAIKPIVFNLDSSSSPVEPDLAVAGIHTLSSTSVTPQSPSSPVSSVLLQDTKAHFEMQQPSPPIPPVHPDVQLKSLPFYDVLDVLIKPTSLVQSSIQRFQEKFFIFALTPQQVREICISRDFLPGGRRDYTVQVQLRLCLAETSCPQEDNYPNSLCIKVNGKLFPLPVVHWKRSGWDHIKYYLQHIRQSKSRSKQLGSTIQK
- the LOC113842159 gene encoding E3 SUMO-protein ligase PIAS2 isoform X2; this translates as MADFEELRNMVSSFRVSELQVLLGFAGRNKSGRKHDLLMRALHLLKSGCSSAVQIKIQELYRCRYPRTIEGLSDLSAIKPIVFNLDSSSSPVEPDLAVAGIHTLSSTSVTPQSPSSPVSSVLLQDTKAHFEMQQPSPPIPPVHPDVQLKSLPFYDVLDVLIKPTSLVQSSIQRFQEKFFIFALTPQQVREICISRDFLPGGRRDYTVQVQLRLCLAETSCPQEDNYPNSLCIKVNGKLFPLPGLEYPLQGQLALLQLVSLTPLQGLPQGLEYPLQGQLAVLQLVSLTQPQELERLQELEQPQEPELERLQEPELE